In the Deinococcus reticulitermitis genome, one interval contains:
- a CDS encoding vWA domain-containing protein produces the protein MGRITRYSKFEGELDQLESSELMQMIQEALLGQGMNDPWDPDPNARPSMDDLFDAILQALAERGMIPEEQLMEAMQAGDIRESALGQQIERLMDKLQQDGFIRKEFDEEEGPGGGAGQSGESRFQLTDKSIDFLGYKSLRDLMGGLGRSSAGAHDTREYASGVEMTGELKNYEFGDTLNLDTTATLGNVMSKGFDQLEESDLVIRQAEYNSSAATVVLLDCSHSMILYGEDRFTPAKQVALALAHLIRTQYPGDTVKFVLFHDSAEEVPISKLAQAQIGPYHTNTAGGLRLAQQLLKRENKDMKQIVMITDGKPSALTLPDGRIYKNAYGLDPYVLGATLREVANCRRSGIQVNTFMLARDPELVGFVQRVTEMTKGKAYFTTPQNIGQYVLMDFMTNKTKVMN, from the coding sequence ATGGGGCGTATCACGCGGTACAGCAAGTTCGAGGGTGAACTCGACCAGCTCGAATCCAGTGAGCTGATGCAGATGATTCAAGAAGCGCTGCTCGGGCAGGGCATGAATGACCCCTGGGACCCGGATCCCAATGCCCGCCCCAGCATGGACGACCTCTTCGACGCGATTTTGCAGGCCCTCGCCGAACGGGGCATGATTCCCGAAGAGCAGCTGATGGAAGCGATGCAGGCCGGCGACATCCGCGAGAGCGCGCTCGGGCAGCAGATCGAGCGCCTGATGGACAAGCTTCAGCAAGACGGCTTCATTCGCAAGGAATTTGACGAGGAGGAGGGGCCGGGCGGGGGCGCGGGACAGAGCGGTGAGTCCAGGTTTCAGCTCACCGACAAGAGCATCGACTTTCTGGGTTACAAGTCCCTGCGTGACCTGATGGGGGGGCTCGGCCGCTCCAGCGCGGGCGCCCACGACACCCGCGAGTACGCCTCGGGCGTCGAGATGACCGGCGAACTCAAGAACTACGAGTTCGGCGACACCCTCAACCTCGACACGACCGCCACCCTGGGCAATGTGATGTCCAAGGGCTTCGACCAGCTTGAGGAATCCGACCTCGTGATCCGGCAGGCCGAGTACAACTCCTCGGCGGCCACGGTCGTGCTGCTCGACTGCTCGCACTCGATGATCCTGTACGGCGAGGACCGCTTCACGCCCGCCAAGCAGGTGGCCCTCGCCCTCGCGCACCTGATCCGCACCCAGTACCCCGGCGACACGGTCAAGTTCGTGCTGTTTCATGACTCGGCCGAGGAAGTGCCGATCTCCAAGCTCGCGCAGGCGCAGATCGGGCCGTACCACACCAACACGGCGGGGGGTCTGCGGCTCGCTCAGCAGCTCCTGAAGCGCGAGAACAAGGACATGAAGCAGATCGTGATGATTACCGATGGCAAGCCCTCGGCCCTCACGCTGCCCGACGGCCGCATCTACAAGAACGCCTACGGCCTCGATCCCTACGTGCTCGGCGCCACCCTGCGGGAAGTGGCGAACTGCCGCAGAAGCGGGATTCAGGTCAACACCTTCATGCTCGCCCGCGACCCCGAACTCGTCGGGTTCGTGCAGCGCGTCACCGAGATGACCAAGGGCAAGGCGTACTTCACCACCCCGCAGAACATCGGTCAGTACGTGCTGATGGACTTCATGACCAACAAGACGAAGGTCATGAACTGA
- the thrC gene encoding threonine synthase codes for MPGLLERYRDYLPLTDQTPMLSLHEGSTPLIPAPKLSKRLGVELHLKYEGLNPTGSFKDRGMVMAVAKAVEDGADTIICASTGNTSAAAAAYAARAGLKCIVLIPDGNIALGKLAQALAYGARIVAINGNFDAALRLVRQISDEHPIALVNSVNPYRLQGQKTGAFETVDVLGDAPDVLAIPVGNAGNISAYWMGFGEYHEAGRSTHLPKMWGFQAEGAAPLVRGVVVDEPQTIATAIRIGNPASAHLARAAVGESGGLFDLVSDDEIMHAYRLIAQEGVFCEPASAAPVAGLLKRHAAGELEGGQRVVAVLTGNGLKDPDAALRSVEAPRGIEAEMDAVMASLR; via the coding sequence ATGCCTGGACTGCTTGAGCGTTACCGTGACTACCTGCCCCTGACCGACCAGACCCCCATGCTCTCGCTGCACGAGGGCAGTACGCCGCTGATTCCGGCGCCCAAGCTCAGCAAGCGCCTGGGCGTCGAGCTCCACCTCAAGTACGAGGGGCTCAATCCGACGGGCTCATTCAAGGACCGTGGCATGGTGATGGCCGTCGCCAAGGCCGTCGAGGACGGGGCCGACACCATCATCTGCGCGAGCACCGGCAACACGAGCGCCGCCGCCGCCGCCTACGCTGCCCGCGCGGGCCTGAAGTGCATCGTGCTGATTCCCGACGGCAACATCGCACTTGGCAAGCTCGCGCAGGCACTGGCCTACGGGGCACGCATTGTGGCGATCAACGGCAACTTCGACGCCGCGCTGCGGCTGGTGCGCCAGATCAGCGACGAGCACCCCATCGCGCTCGTGAACTCGGTCAACCCCTACCGGCTGCAAGGCCAGAAAACCGGGGCCTTCGAGACCGTGGACGTCCTCGGGGACGCGCCCGACGTCCTCGCGATTCCGGTCGGGAACGCGGGCAACATCAGCGCCTACTGGATGGGCTTCGGGGAATACCACGAGGCGGGCAGAAGCACGCATCTGCCGAAGATGTGGGGCTTCCAGGCCGAGGGGGCCGCCCCCCTTGTGCGGGGCGTGGTCGTGGACGAGCCGCAGACCATCGCCACCGCGATCCGCATCGGCAACCCCGCGAGCGCCCACCTCGCCCGCGCAGCGGTGGGCGAGTCGGGGGGACTGTTCGATCTGGTCTCCGACGACGAGATCATGCACGCTTACCGCCTCATCGCCCAGGAAGGCGTGTTCTGCGAGCCCGCGAGCGCGGCGCCGGTCGCGGGGCTGCTCAAGCGGCACGCGGCGGGTGAGCTGGAAGGTGGGCAGCGGGTCGTCGCCGTGCTCACCGGCAACGGCCTGAAAGACCCGGACGCTGCCCTGCGCTCGGTGGAAGCGCCGCGCGGCATCGAGGCCGAGATGGACGCTGTGATGGCAAGCCTGCGATGA
- a CDS encoding DUF11 domain-containing protein produces MTHSPFALLLPGLLAGAFAVGAQAQTAPAQPAQALQTPAGTEITNQATATFEPLAPGGAASAQSNIVRTVVQAVCAVSVSPNGTVQAPGQSATLLPGEGATFAYTVVNSGNDRFSLPLTARTEVGSAHAPTTRLVLDANGNGVADPREGLVGTLTLEAGASAKVLLVVQAADSAEGDAFVNLVASCGGLQDADNVSRVRVGAPPVLAVRKSFSPALLRPGTETTVTVTTRNQGRGDSREVVLTDLLGEQIAQGLEFVPGSARASAGILEYTSDGVAWGTGEAAGVRGLRVRAASLAAGAELTLTFRMRATEAAENRSFLNVATAATGRQQTQGTASADVRYQPGVAIGPVGEPEAPENTPADTQTRPFAVVGQEVCFDHTLKNTGDVRDLFTVTVTYPQGAATARLTGADGAALAQPLPLDPGATALVRVCYDAAQAGGLEALITAAGTRGTRNTTRDVIQAVEAGLPDLVKTVSPGPGETVSQGDELTYTLQVRNPYTRPLTGVTVLDPLPGHVDFVETSAGGTVTGELGRQTVTWTVGTLAPGETRTFTVRARVSPRAVDGEALRNVFNLVSTELPTPLPSNEVQSPVWSAALRVSKAVSSAQAAPGDRLTYTLRIQNLSATTAIVNAVVTDTPARGLSYLPGTSRLGGQPLADPTVTNGALRWAIGTLPAGGTLELTYQTRVSADAAGELVNRVEVAGDGAGGNVRAIASNVATAVTRLKLGAFAPLADLLGTVYVDRNRNGLFDEGFDTPVERARVILAGGRLALTDAAGRYHFAQVPLGTHALRLDPGSAPYPPLSVPQDGGLPGTRTVHVRGLTGVDFPLAPLTGEVMAVRRSTLAVGELSIEKTMQATAGGYRVTLRLVSASDLADFELHDALPTGAVLKEGRHTLSGTLKAGETLLTYDFTFTGGMGAAMTDPAVRWRN; encoded by the coding sequence GTGACCCATTCTCCCTTTGCTCTGCTGCTCCCCGGCCTGCTGGCAGGGGCGTTCGCGGTGGGCGCCCAGGCCCAGACTGCTCCGGCCCAGCCCGCCCAGGCACTCCAGACCCCCGCCGGAACCGAGATCACCAACCAGGCCACCGCCACCTTCGAGCCGCTGGCGCCCGGCGGCGCGGCGAGCGCTCAGTCCAATATCGTCCGCACAGTGGTGCAGGCGGTGTGCGCGGTGAGTGTCTCTCCGAACGGCACGGTGCAGGCCCCCGGCCAGAGCGCGACCCTGCTGCCCGGCGAGGGCGCGACCTTCGCCTACACGGTCGTGAACAGCGGCAACGACCGCTTCAGCCTCCCGCTGACGGCCCGCACCGAGGTGGGAAGCGCCCACGCGCCCACCACCCGACTCGTCCTCGATGCCAACGGCAACGGCGTGGCCGACCCCAGGGAAGGACTGGTGGGGACCCTGACGCTGGAGGCCGGGGCCAGCGCGAAGGTGCTGCTGGTCGTGCAGGCCGCCGACAGCGCCGAGGGCGACGCCTTCGTGAACCTCGTGGCGAGCTGCGGCGGCCTGCAGGACGCGGACAACGTCAGCCGCGTGCGTGTCGGTGCGCCGCCCGTTCTGGCGGTGCGAAAGAGCTTCTCGCCCGCGCTGCTGCGCCCCGGCACCGAGACCACCGTGACCGTCACCACCCGCAACCAGGGGCGCGGTGACAGCCGCGAGGTGGTCCTGACCGACCTCCTGGGCGAGCAGATCGCGCAGGGGCTGGAGTTTGTCCCCGGCAGTGCGCGGGCGAGTGCGGGCATCCTCGAATACACCAGCGACGGCGTGGCCTGGGGGACGGGCGAGGCTGCGGGCGTGCGTGGCCTGCGGGTGCGGGCCGCGAGCCTCGCGGCGGGGGCCGAGCTCACCCTGACCTTCCGGATGCGGGCCACCGAGGCCGCCGAGAACCGGAGCTTCCTGAACGTCGCGACTGCCGCGACCGGCCGCCAGCAGACCCAGGGCACCGCGAGCGCCGACGTGCGCTACCAGCCCGGCGTCGCCATCGGCCCGGTCGGGGAGCCCGAGGCCCCCGAGAACACTCCGGCCGACACCCAGACCCGGCCCTTTGCCGTGGTGGGGCAGGAGGTGTGTTTCGACCACACCCTGAAAAACACCGGGGACGTGCGTGACCTGTTTACCGTCACGGTGACCTACCCGCAGGGCGCCGCGACCGCCCGCCTGACGGGAGCGGACGGAGCGGCGCTCGCCCAGCCCCTGCCGCTGGACCCCGGCGCCACCGCCCTGGTGCGGGTGTGCTACGACGCGGCGCAGGCCGGCGGGCTCGAAGCCCTCATCACCGCCGCCGGGACACGCGGCACACGCAACACCACCCGCGACGTGATCCAGGCGGTCGAGGCGGGGCTGCCCGACCTCGTCAAGACCGTCTCGCCCGGTCCAGGGGAGACGGTGTCCCAGGGCGACGAGCTGACCTACACCCTGCAGGTCCGCAATCCCTACACCCGTCCCCTGACCGGCGTCACTGTCCTGGATCCCCTGCCCGGCCACGTGGACTTCGTGGAGACGTCGGCGGGCGGCACCGTGACGGGCGAACTGGGCCGTCAGACCGTGACCTGGACGGTGGGCACCCTGGCCCCCGGCGAGACCCGTACCTTCACCGTGCGGGCGCGGGTCAGCCCACGGGCGGTGGACGGCGAGGCGCTGAGGAACGTCTTCAACCTGGTCTCGACCGAGCTGCCCACGCCGCTGCCCAGCAACGAGGTGCAAAGCCCGGTCTGGAGCGCCGCCCTGCGGGTGAGCAAGGCCGTGAGCAGCGCCCAGGCCGCCCCCGGCGACCGCTTGACCTACACCCTGCGGATCCAGAACCTCTCCGCGACGACCGCCATCGTGAACGCGGTGGTGACCGACACCCCGGCCCGTGGCCTGAGCTACCTCCCCGGCACGAGCCGCCTGGGGGGGCAGCCCCTCGCCGACCCCACGGTCACGAACGGAGCGCTGCGCTGGGCCATCGGTACGCTCCCGGCGGGCGGCACCCTGGAGCTGACCTACCAGACCCGCGTGAGCGCGGACGCGGCGGGTGAGCTCGTCAACCGGGTGGAAGTCGCCGGGGACGGGGCCGGGGGCAACGTCCGCGCCATTGCCAGCAACGTGGCGACCGCCGTGACCCGGCTGAAGCTGGGGGCTTTTGCGCCCCTCGCGGACCTGCTCGGCACCGTCTACGTGGACCGCAACCGCAACGGCCTCTTCGACGAAGGCTTCGACACACCCGTCGAGCGCGCGCGCGTCATCCTCGCCGGGGGCCGCCTCGCGCTGACCGACGCCGCGGGCCGCTACCACTTCGCCCAGGTGCCGCTGGGCACCCACGCGCTGCGACTTGATCCGGGCTCCGCGCCCTACCCCCCGCTGAGCGTGCCGCAAGACGGCGGCCTGCCCGGCACCCGCACTGTGCATGTCCGGGGCCTGACGGGCGTCGACTTTCCGCTCGCCCCGCTGACCGGTGAGGTCATGGCGGTGCGGCGCAGCACCCTGGCCGTGGGCGAGCTGAGCATCGAGAAAACCATGCAAGCGACCGCCGGGGGCTACCGGGTCACGCTGCGGCTGGTCTCGGCTTCGGACCTCGCCGACTTCGAGCTGCACGACGCTCTGCCCACGGGGGCGGTGCTGAAAGAGGGCCGCCATACCCTCTCGGGCACCCTGAAGGCCGGAGAGACACTCCTGACCTACGACTTCACATTCACGGGCGGGATGGGCGCGGCGATGACCGACCCCGCCGTCCGCTGGAGGAACTGA
- the lspA gene encoding signal peptidase II encodes MQTPPHSRPAPLWFPLLLAAALIAADQALKAWALAHLTYGADAIPVIPGLLDWQLTFNTGAAWSLFSGSARPLAALRLIVGLGILAYLWKRPQTWFLTTVLALIAAGAIGNTIDGLTNPRGVVDMIHSPALSAVTRALNGSIFPIFNIADMCVVGGTLLLLGSSLLPERKAQPPTQEDGSGA; translated from the coding sequence GTGCAGACCCCGCCCCACTCCAGGCCCGCGCCGCTCTGGTTTCCATTGCTGCTGGCCGCCGCCCTGATCGCCGCCGATCAGGCGCTCAAGGCCTGGGCGCTGGCCCACCTCACTTACGGCGCGGATGCCATCCCCGTGATTCCGGGGCTCCTTGACTGGCAGCTCACCTTCAATACCGGCGCCGCGTGGAGCCTGTTCAGCGGCAGCGCCCGGCCCCTGGCCGCCTTGCGCCTGATCGTGGGTCTGGGCATCCTCGCCTATCTCTGGAAGCGCCCGCAGACCTGGTTCCTGACAACGGTGCTCGCCCTGATCGCCGCCGGAGCGATCGGCAACACCATCGACGGCTTGACCAACCCGCGCGGCGTGGTCGACATGATTCACTCGCCGGCCCTGAGCGCCGTGACGCGCGCGCTCAACGGTTCGATCTTCCCGATCTTCAACATCGCTGACATGTGCGTTGTCGGGGGAACGCTGCTTCTCCTGGGGTCGAGCCTCCTGCCCGAGCGCAAGGCGCAGCCGCCGACCCAGGAGGACGGCTCGGGGGCATAA
- a CDS encoding GlsB/YeaQ/YmgE family stress response membrane protein gives MGWLITILVGALCGWIASMIMKTDAQQGAVANILIGIVGALLAQLIFGNLLGFGSADAAGGGFNLMSILWGVLGSVVLIAILKALKVLR, from the coding sequence ATGGGTTGGCTGATTACGATTTTGGTGGGTGCGCTGTGTGGCTGGATTGCCAGCATGATCATGAAGACCGACGCCCAGCAGGGCGCGGTGGCGAACATCCTGATCGGTATTGTCGGCGCCCTGCTGGCCCAGCTGATCTTCGGCAATCTGCTCGGCTTCGGCAGTGCAGACGCGGCCGGCGGCGGCTTCAACCTGATGAGCATTCTCTGGGGCGTGCTCGGTAGCGTCGTATTGATCGCCATCCTCAAGGCGCTCAAGGTCCTTCGCTAA
- a CDS encoding DUF11 domain-containing protein, producing the protein MNRLIPLLLALPGLALAQGASPLALNLTQSLIQTVQEGGKATEKRTPGYTRVRPGDLLAQNVTARNVSARTLANVAVKLPVPAGHVYVSPDGTAATGVRTEYSIDGGKTFAPAPLKKKVTVTENGKAVTKEIEVKPNEYDAVRWTIATLPAGTEKTLGFRVQVK; encoded by the coding sequence ATGAACCGCCTGATCCCCCTGCTGCTCGCGCTGCCCGGCCTAGCCCTCGCCCAGGGTGCCTCGCCGCTGGCGCTGAACCTCACTCAGTCGCTGATTCAGACCGTTCAAGAAGGCGGCAAGGCGACCGAGAAGCGCACCCCCGGCTACACCAGGGTCCGCCCCGGCGACCTGCTCGCCCAAAACGTCACCGCCCGCAACGTCAGCGCCCGGACGCTGGCGAACGTCGCCGTGAAGCTCCCGGTCCCGGCGGGTCACGTGTACGTCTCGCCCGATGGAACCGCGGCCACCGGGGTCCGGACCGAGTACTCCATCGACGGCGGCAAGACCTTTGCCCCCGCGCCCCTGAAGAAAAAGGTCACCGTGACCGAAAACGGCAAGGCCGTGACCAAAGAGATCGAGGTCAAGCCCAACGAGTACGACGCCGTCCGCTGGACCATCGCCACTCTGCCCGCCGGAACCGAGAAGACCCTCGGCTTCCGCGTGCAGGTGAAGTAA
- the thrB gene encoding homoserine kinase, with product MTFTVRSPASSANLGPGFDSLGLSVPLYTTLRVTPQDRTEVVPLGADLAGTPADESNYVYRAMALAARRAGRPLPPARVEIETDVPLARGLGSSAAALVAGIVAGNELLGRPLDDEAVLDVAAREEGHPDNVAPALFGGIVVATLDRLGTHYVRLDPPAHLGVTVLIPEFELSTSKARAVLPREYSRADTVHALSHAALLAAALAQGRLELLRHAMQDYVHQIWRAPLVPGLSDILEEAHLHGALGAALSGAGPTVLCFHDTRGPTAPLHRYLHGVMARSGLSGRVIDLPIDTVGTVVERAGNPA from the coding sequence ATGACCTTCACCGTCCGCTCGCCGGCGTCGAGCGCCAACCTCGGCCCCGGCTTCGACAGCCTGGGTCTGAGCGTGCCGCTGTACACCACGCTGCGGGTGACGCCGCAGGACCGCACCGAGGTCGTGCCGCTGGGCGCGGACCTCGCCGGCACCCCCGCCGACGAGAGCAACTACGTCTACCGGGCAATGGCGCTCGCCGCGCGCCGGGCCGGGCGTCCCCTGCCTCCCGCCCGGGTCGAGATCGAGACGGACGTGCCGCTCGCCCGTGGGCTGGGGTCGAGCGCGGCGGCCCTTGTGGCCGGGATCGTGGCGGGCAACGAACTGCTCGGGCGGCCCCTGGACGACGAGGCAGTGCTCGACGTGGCCGCGCGCGAGGAGGGCCACCCGGACAACGTGGCGCCGGCTCTCTTTGGCGGCATCGTGGTCGCCACGCTCGACAGGCTCGGGACCCATTACGTGCGGCTGGACCCGCCCGCTCACCTCGGGGTCACGGTGTTGATTCCGGAGTTCGAGCTGTCCACGAGCAAGGCCCGCGCCGTGCTGCCGCGCGAGTACAGCCGCGCCGATACCGTGCACGCCCTCTCGCACGCGGCGCTGCTCGCGGCGGCGCTCGCGCAGGGCCGGCTCGAGTTGCTGCGGCACGCGATGCAGGACTACGTCCACCAGATCTGGCGCGCGCCGCTGGTGCCGGGGCTCTCCGACATCCTGGAAGAGGCCCATCTGCACGGCGCCCTCGGGGCCGCCCTGAGCGGCGCGGGACCCACGGTGCTGTGCTTTCACGACACGCGTGGGCCCACGGCCCCCCTGCACCGTTACCTCCACGGCGTGATGGCCCGCAGCGGCCTCAGCGGCCGGGTCATCGACCTCCCGATCGATACGGTGGGCACGGTCGTCGAGCGGGCCGGGAACCCCGCCTAG
- a CDS encoding beta strand repeat-containing protein, giving the protein MPFRRHRAGMPAANLKEKNMNVNTKILALMTAMAVGMAGAVGTPANTQIKNTATASFEDPTGPAGNTTGSQTSNEVTTTVAAKSSFNVTYLGSAANTDSATTGTATDTLPAEYKKTANQGETVAFKYQVVNTGNDTQTITLAPAGATGAKLVAANDPSVAGFAGNFTTLTPAQKTGVDAATALSSVSLAADGVREFWLVYTVPAGSAKASTVGATPVGSGNIWNGTANAAVTEAQATSPFLQYSAVVVYTPVAVVGPDGAPEAGASGTYADPVDANTTITRSGDTQTAAIRAGDTSTTFINTLKNKGDATDGFVLSGPAGVTFLTASGAAFTAAGETIGGLTYILEGGLPTIKGVAAGATANFRTVVPHDATAGAKSVTVGIDSTSDADTAPEDTTTNVVNVPGLLFGDSDNNKATDPVNTVVTRPVTTTAGTTVTFPMEIKNTGGGSDTFLPSAPNLTFTVVDANGTQTTKSVPVEYLLDADCDGTADNTTVITTPGVTIAAGGTACVIAQVKVPENVVATTTPITLNQTVTSGSGLTATDTDDTITVGVVAGSAITINKSQTSTAPAVPGNDLTYSIVAKNTYNTAVKNFILTEQDGTFGGKTTNVFQYGTFKTVSATVANPVLTTPAKVMYRFNSGTWQVSATPAIALNTVTRVDVAIDSNNDGAINASDTIAPNQELTVSLTVTIK; this is encoded by the coding sequence ATGCCCTTTCGTCGTCACCGGGCCGGGATGCCCGCAGCGAACCTCAAGGAGAAGAACATGAACGTGAACACCAAGATCCTGGCACTGATGACGGCGATGGCCGTGGGCATGGCAGGCGCAGTCGGGACCCCCGCCAACACCCAGATTAAGAACACCGCGACGGCGAGCTTCGAGGACCCAACTGGTCCCGCCGGAAATACCACGGGCAGCCAGACCTCCAACGAGGTCACCACTACCGTGGCCGCCAAGTCGAGCTTCAACGTGACCTACCTGGGCAGCGCCGCCAACACGGACAGCGCCACGACCGGCACGGCGACGGACACCCTGCCCGCCGAATACAAGAAAACGGCCAACCAGGGTGAAACGGTGGCCTTCAAGTACCAGGTCGTCAACACCGGCAACGACACCCAGACCATCACCCTGGCCCCGGCAGGCGCGACGGGCGCGAAGCTGGTCGCGGCCAACGACCCTTCGGTGGCGGGCTTCGCCGGGAACTTCACCACGCTGACGCCTGCCCAGAAGACGGGCGTGGACGCCGCCACCGCTCTGTCCTCGGTCTCGCTGGCTGCCGACGGCGTCAGGGAGTTCTGGCTGGTGTACACCGTTCCGGCGGGCTCGGCCAAAGCCAGCACCGTGGGCGCGACGCCGGTCGGCAGCGGCAACATCTGGAACGGCACGGCGAACGCCGCCGTCACCGAAGCGCAGGCCACCTCGCCCTTCTTGCAATACAGCGCGGTCGTGGTCTACACCCCGGTGGCGGTCGTCGGCCCGGACGGAGCACCCGAAGCGGGCGCGTCCGGAACCTACGCCGACCCGGTGGATGCCAACACCACCATTACTCGCAGCGGCGACACCCAGACGGCCGCCATCCGGGCGGGCGACACCAGCACCACCTTCATCAACACGCTGAAGAACAAGGGCGACGCGACCGACGGCTTCGTGCTCTCCGGCCCCGCCGGCGTGACCTTCCTGACCGCGAGCGGCGCGGCGTTCACGGCGGCTGGCGAGACCATTGGCGGCCTTACCTACATCCTGGAAGGCGGGCTGCCGACCATCAAGGGAGTGGCCGCTGGCGCGACCGCCAACTTCCGGACGGTCGTGCCCCACGACGCTACTGCCGGTGCCAAGAGCGTCACCGTGGGCATCGACAGCACCAGCGACGCCGACACCGCGCCCGAGGACACGACCACAAACGTCGTGAACGTGCCGGGGCTGCTGTTCGGTGACAGCGACAACAACAAGGCGACCGACCCGGTCAACACGGTGGTCACGCGCCCCGTCACGACCACCGCCGGGACCACCGTCACCTTCCCGATGGAGATCAAGAACACCGGCGGCGGGTCGGACACCTTCCTTCCCAGCGCCCCGAACCTGACCTTCACGGTGGTGGACGCCAACGGCACGCAGACCACCAAGTCTGTCCCAGTCGAGTACCTGCTCGACGCGGACTGCGACGGCACCGCCGACAACACCACGGTGATCACCACGCCCGGCGTGACCATCGCGGCGGGCGGAACGGCCTGCGTGATCGCGCAGGTGAAGGTGCCCGAGAACGTGGTCGCCACGACCACCCCCATCACCCTGAACCAGACCGTGACCAGCGGCAGCGGCCTGACCGCCACCGACACCGACGACACCATCACGGTGGGCGTGGTGGCGGGTTCCGCCATCACTATCAACAAGAGCCAGACGAGCACCGCCCCCGCCGTTCCCGGCAACGACCTGACCTACAGCATCGTCGCCAAGAACACCTACAACACGGCGGTCAAGAACTTCATCCTGACCGAGCAAGACGGCACGTTCGGCGGCAAGACCACCAACGTCTTCCAGTACGGCACCTTCAAGACCGTGTCGGCGACGGTGGCCAACCCGGTCCTGACCACCCCGGCCAAGGTGATGTACCGCTTCAACAGCGGCACCTGGCAGGTCAGCGCCACCCCGGCCATCGCGCTGAATACCGTCACCCGCGTGGACGTGGCGATTGACAGCAACAACGACGGTGCCATCAATGCCTCTGACACCATCGCGCCCAACCAGGAACTGACGGTGTCCCTCACGGTGACCATCAAGTAA